One Gemmatimonadota bacterium DNA window includes the following coding sequences:
- a CDS encoding glycosyltransferase family 9 protein, which produces MWKTINNIAYRLYFAYRNRISRRENRHWTVRVAPTRDPEPRPVLYVAWGRIGDVVLATGHLKRMRRWFHPSPVWFLGRSRVRPLVEPHVDAFLPFPEPAARLTGSEGEPAAHPTGSEGAPAASLEGIANRSFRCVIADIHTFYGGLFTLDAVLSEVRADRKFVYEGYHLGEDLAPERPYPAGYEVVPKYEDGDGGGEDSAPSHLLHHNAHYLRRVLGHCGVETDGREAWRPDLDHVRSGADACHRFGVEPGEYVAWQPRSDNRRKDYPPALWAETIRAFPELQFVALVEPGRADEMSRTASQGVRVIETDISGAMKLIREARLFVGLDSGLSHISTVMGTPTVCVCPDSHLGYFFPYPDSYGYRNLHTVVHPDYLPCRGCFMTCRHEPLTSTVTRGALCLRTLPSRLVIEAIRSAL; this is translated from the coding sequence ATGTGGAAAACGATCAACAACATCGCGTACCGGCTCTACTTCGCGTACCGGAACCGGATATCGCGCCGTGAAAACAGGCACTGGACGGTCCGGGTTGCACCAACGCGGGACCCGGAACCCAGACCCGTGCTATACGTGGCATGGGGACGGATCGGAGACGTGGTCCTGGCCACCGGGCATCTCAAGCGGATGCGGCGGTGGTTTCACCCCAGTCCGGTCTGGTTCCTGGGAAGGTCGCGCGTGAGGCCGCTCGTCGAGCCGCACGTGGACGCCTTCCTGCCGTTCCCCGAACCGGCCGCGCGCCTGACCGGGTCCGAAGGCGAACCGGCCGCACACCCGACCGGATCCGAAGGCGCCCCGGCCGCGTCGCTCGAAGGGATCGCAAACCGGTCGTTCCGGTGCGTCATCGCGGACATCCACACCTTCTACGGCGGGCTTTTCACCCTGGATGCCGTGCTTTCCGAGGTGCGGGCGGACCGCAAATTCGTCTACGAAGGATACCATCTCGGCGAAGACCTGGCGCCGGAACGGCCCTATCCGGCCGGGTACGAGGTCGTGCCGAAGTACGAGGACGGTGATGGCGGCGGAGAGGACAGCGCCCCAAGTCATTTACTGCATCACAACGCCCATTACCTCCGTCGCGTGCTGGGGCATTGTGGCGTGGAAACGGACGGCAGGGAAGCGTGGCGGCCGGATCTGGATCATGTCAGATCGGGCGCCGACGCATGCCATCGGTTCGGGGTCGAACCCGGGGAGTACGTGGCGTGGCAACCCCGCAGCGACAATCGGAGGAAGGACTACCCGCCGGCGCTATGGGCGGAGACGATCCGCGCATTCCCTGAATTGCAGTTTGTCGCGTTGGTCGAGCCCGGCAGGGCCGACGAAATGAGCCGGACTGCGTCGCAAGGCGTTCGCGTGATCGAAACAGATATATCCGGGGCGATGAAGTTGATACGGGAAGCACGCCTGTTTGTCGGGCTGGACTCGGGACTGAGCCATATCTCGACGGTCATGGGAACACCCACGGTATGTGTCTGTCCGGACAGCCACCTCGGATACTTCTTTCCCTATCCGGACAGCTACGGTTACAGGAACCTGCACACCGTCGTACATCCGGACTACCTGCCGTGCCGGGGTTGTTTCATGACCTGCCGGCACGAACCCCTCACGTCGACGGTCACCCGGGGCGCCCTCTGCCTTCGCACGTTGCCTTCCCGGCTGGTCATTGAGGCTATCCGGTCCGCATTGTAG
- a CDS encoding efflux RND transporter periplasmic adaptor subunit: MINRARHWVGSAACMVGILAAAGCSESGSAANEASAVEETRSVNVVTRVVEPREFINHLRLVGEVKPVRRVVVSIEATGLVRRIEVEKGESVRQNAVLARLDDELLKAAADEAEAAVNASGLTLRNQERLLEQKALAESVYLDTKYRHDINLARHQQAQTYLSKTVIRAPISGVVDSRNLEVGELATPGREFMDLVEIDRVKIVAGVPERHLKHVTDGTRATLTFPAYPDVTLEADISYIGTTLDPDSRTVPVEITLDNPAHRLKPEMAVTIRVVKDNIPAGIVIPQDAVIDTDQGRIVFLADQNVARSVPVELGSTSGDQVLVTNGLATGDTLIVVGHRNLVNGETIQVRNEGM; encoded by the coding sequence ATGATCAACCGCGCCAGGCACTGGGTGGGTTCGGCCGCATGCATGGTCGGCATACTGGCGGCCGCGGGCTGCAGTGAAAGCGGCAGCGCCGCCAACGAAGCGTCCGCCGTGGAGGAAACGCGGTCTGTAAACGTGGTGACCCGGGTGGTCGAGCCCCGGGAATTCATCAATCATCTCAGACTGGTGGGCGAGGTCAAGCCGGTCCGGCGCGTCGTGGTGAGTATTGAAGCAACCGGACTGGTAAGGCGCATTGAGGTCGAGAAAGGCGAGTCTGTGCGGCAGAACGCCGTGCTGGCCAGGCTTGACGACGAGCTGCTCAAGGCGGCCGCGGACGAGGCCGAAGCGGCCGTAAACGCCAGCGGCCTGACCCTGCGCAACCAGGAGCGGCTATTGGAGCAGAAAGCGCTGGCCGAGTCCGTTTACCTCGACACCAAGTACCGCCACGACATAAATCTCGCAAGGCATCAACAGGCCCAGACCTACCTCAGCAAGACCGTTATCCGGGCCCCGATCTCCGGGGTGGTGGACAGCCGCAATCTCGAGGTGGGCGAACTGGCAACGCCCGGAAGGGAGTTCATGGACCTTGTGGAGATCGACCGGGTCAAGATCGTGGCCGGTGTCCCTGAACGTCATTTGAAACACGTCACCGACGGCACGCGGGCTACCCTGACGTTTCCCGCTTATCCGGACGTTACCCTGGAAGCGGACATCTCCTATATCGGAACGACGCTGGACCCGGACAGCCGAACCGTACCCGTGGAAATCACGCTGGACAATCCGGCGCACCGGCTCAAGCCCGAAATGGCCGTCACCATCCGCGTGGTCAAAGACAACATACCGGCAGGCATCGTCATCCCCCAGGACGCCGTTATCGACACCGATCAGGGCCGGATCGTGTTTTTGGCAGACCAGAACGTCGCCCGTTCCGTACCGGTTGAACTCGGTTCGACTTCCGGCGACCAGGTGCTGGTAACGAATGGGCTTGCGACGGGCGATACCCTCATTGTCGTCGGCCACCGGAACCTGGTAAACGGTGAAACCATTCAGGTCAGAAACGAAGGGATGTAG